From the genome of Triticum aestivum cultivar Chinese Spring chromosome 3B, IWGSC CS RefSeq v2.1, whole genome shotgun sequence, one region includes:
- the LOC123064756 gene encoding ubiquitin recognition factor in ER-associated degradation protein 1 produces the protein MEAATGGSSAMQWESKEEEHAREAEAAWQAYLRQQRSRRGWAQYLRCRPMSQLCKSDDGNWVVMPASALDRLQSVGAGYPMLFRVQNAATLAASHCGVLEFGCEEGFVHVPAHAMARPGLEEGDLVLMTSTSLPKATSIKLRPHTTDFLGAKDQKELLEHNLKNYSTVTVGDTITVAEGEKRYLLDVVEAKPADAVSTLDTDCEVDFATPLDYVQPPVAPAPVKVAAAPCQDCGERRFVGVGIRMDGKPVEQTPPPAPTPAVGSSGKGKSASENVLRFFGGRSVAVPPRGAKSAKKVDGDEDKDAKRFAGQKYTL, from the coding sequence ATGGAGGCAGCGACGGGTGGATCATCGGCGATGCAGTGGGAGAGCAAGGAGGAGGAGCACGCGCGTGAGGCGGAGGCGGCGTGGCAGGCGTACCTCCGGCAGCAGCGGTCGCGCCGCGGGTGGGCGCAGTACCTCCGGTGCCGCCCCATGTCGCAGCTGTGCAAGAGCGACGACGGCAACTGGGTCGTGATGCCGGCGTCGGCGCTAGACCGGCTCCAGTCGGTTGGGGCGGGCTACCCGATGCTGTTCCGCGTCCAGAACGCCGCCACCCTCGCGGCCTCCCACTGCGGCGTGCTCGAGTTTGGCTGCGAGGAGGGGTTCGTGCACGTGCCCGCCCACGCCATGGCGCGGCCCGGGCTGGAGGAGGGCGACCTGGTGCTCATGACCAGCACGTCGCTCCCCAAGGCCACGTCCATCAAGCTGCGGCCGCACACCACCGACTTCCTGGGCGCCAAGGACCAGAAAGAGCTGCTCGAGCACAACCTGAAGAACTACTCCACGGTCACGGTCGGCGACACCATCACCGTCGCCGAGGGGGAGAAGAGGTACCTCCTCGACGTCGTCGAGGCCAAGCCCGCCGACGCCGTCTCCACCCTCGACACCGACTGCGAGGTCGACTTCGCGACGCCGCTCGACTACGTGCAGCCGCCGGTTGCTCCCGCGCCCGTGAAGGTCGCCGCCGCCCCATGCCAAGACTGCGGCGAGCGGCGGTTCGTTGGCGTCGGGATAAGGATGGACGGCAAGCCCGTGGAGCAGACCCCGCCCCCTGCGCCGACGCCGGCGGTGGGATCTTCGGGCAAGGGGAAGAGTGCTAGTGAGAATGTGCTTCGGTTCTTCGGCGGCCGCTCGGTGGCGGTGCCACCCCGCGGCGCCAAGTCGGCGAAGAAGGTGGACGGCGATGAGGACAAGGATGCCAAACGGTTCGCCGGCCAGAAGTATACCCTCTAG
- the LOC123068564 gene encoding uncharacterized protein, whose protein sequence is MSAKKGLSSTLRNLKFMQRAAVAQKIEDKADVEVEEAAAEVVMTPAANGGGVGSSVQVARKCVVVMEGNPLPGAVKGRMSFQNFNPSIDKLNDEASGRPTQSASPSNSQQDSANTSRVDDISASRFRSFNVDSSESISLNELKRKEPELEMETPPSRKLPKTAGQSVDGQPSSQSNGRGSGKSNKHEKLDFNLLRKRKSK, encoded by the exons atgtcGGCGAAGAAGGGGCTCTCGAGCACGCTGCGGAACCTCAAG TTTATGCagcgggcggcggtggcgcagaAGATTGAGGACAAGGCCGatgtggaggtggaggaggcggcggccgaggTGGTGATGACGCCGGCGGCCAACGGAGGGGGTGTCGGCTCGTCGGTCCAGGTCGCCAGGAAGTG TGTAGTTGTCATGGAGGGTAATCCGCTTCCAGGAGCTGTAAAGGGTCGAATGTCATTCCAAAATTTCAATCCATCCATTGAT AAACTAAATGACGAGGCAAGTGGTCGCCCAACACAATCAGCTTCACCTAGTAATTCTCAACAAGACAGTGCAAATACCAGCAG AGTGGATGATATATCAGCATCAAGATTTAGAAGCTTCAATGTTGATAGTTCAGAAAGCATATCTCTGAACGAGTTGAAGAGAAAAGAGCCTGAGCTGGAGATGGAAACACCACCATCGCGCAAGCTCCCAAAGACGGCCGGCCAGAGCGTGGACGGCCAGCCGTCTTCGCAGAGCAATGGTCGTGGGTCTGGCAAGTCGAACAAGCATGAAAAGCTTGACTTCAATCTTCTCAGAAAACGGAAATCAAAATGA
- the LOC123064757 gene encoding putative E3 ubiquitin-protein ligase SINA-like 6 has translation MEKSDERAKKARLELPDGHVKQEEISVHHAVGGGDEGGAIVPAEAGHGSRVELAVKIDMSLLHCPLCTLPFKPPVFQCNKGGHLACGGCVTLLPGGQCRACEDGGGFFSPCPALDAIVSSAKVACPHAACQTYVPYHEAADHRSACPHAPCACTEPGCGFVGAPHALAGHLADLHSVPVRTVQYGRVSQVPVSGPRQLLVAEEDGRAFLLTVGALGAAAAAVSVVCVRASAATQPRFSCKMWVNLVQPASGGRADMALVDIQMRSSATPGAVVAVDEPTFLAVPRMYMVPVAGDAASMEVSLNTRIDKISR, from the exons ATGGAGAAATCCGACGAGCGCGCCAAGAAGGCGAGGCTGGAGCTACCCGACGGCCATGTGAAGCAAGAAGAGATCAGCGTGCACCATGCGGTCGGAGGGGGAGACGAAGGCGGAGCAATCGTTCCTGCGGAGGCGGGGCACGGTTCCAGAGTGGAGCTCGCGGTGAAGATCGACATGAGCCTGCTTCACTGCCCGCTCTGCACCCTCCCCTTCAAGCCTCCGGTCTTCCAG TGCAACAAAGGCGGGCACCTGGCCTGCGGCGGCTGCGTGACCCTGCTGCCCGGCGGACAGTGCAGGGCGTGCGAGGACGGCGGCGGGTTCTTCTCCCCCTGCCCCGCGCTGGACGCCATCGTGTCCTCGGCCAAGGTCGCGTGCCCCCACGCGGCCTGCCAGACGTACGTGCCCTACCACGAGGCCGCCGACCACCGGAGCGCCTGCCCCCACGCGCCCTGCGCCTGCACGGAGCCCGGCTGCGGCTTCGTCGGCGCGCCGCATGCGCTTGCGGGCCACCTCGCCGACCTCCACTCGGTGCCGGTGCGCACCGTCCAGTACGGTCGGGTCAGCCAGGTCCCGGTGTCGGGGCCGCGGCAGCTGCTCGTGGccgaggaggacggccgcgcgttcCTCCTGACCGTGGGCGCGCTCGgggccgccgcggccgccgtgTCGGTGGTGTGCGTGAGGGCGAGCGCGGCCACGCAGCCGCGCTTCTCGTGCAAGATGTGGGTGAACCTGGTGCAGCCGGCGAGCGGCGGCAGGGCAGACATGGCCCTGGTGGACATCCAGATGAGGAGCAGCGCCACGCCCGGCGCGGTGGTCGCCGTGGACGAACCGACGTTCCTGGCGGTGCCGCGGATGTACATGGTTCCGGTGGCCGGGGATGCGGCGTCCATGGAGGTTTCTCTCAACACCCGCATCGACAAGATCTCCCGCTGA